Genomic window (Mesorhizobium sp. M4B.F.Ca.ET.058.02.1.1):
GGACGAAGGCGACGCCGACGGCGAGCACAAGTCCGGTCAACGAGCCAACATAGGGGATGAAGGAAATCAGCCCGGCGAAGAGGCCGATGAGGATCGCGAAGTTGAGGCCGGTCAGCGTCAGGCCCGTGGCATACATGCCGCCGAGCACCAGGCAGAGCGTGCCCTGGCCACGCACGAAGCCGGCGGTCGCGATGTTGATGTCGCGGGCGATCACGCGCACCGTCTCGACATAGTCGCGCGGCACCCAGCTGTCGACGACGGCCACCATGCGGTCCCAGTCGAGCAGCATGTAGAAGGCGACCACCGGCGTCACCACGAAAAGGCTGACCACCGAGACCAGCGCCACGCCGGAACTCCAGATCGAGGTAAAGACAGTGGTGAGCAGGCCGAAGCCGGAGGTGAGCAGCGAGTTCAGCCCGTCGCGCAGGCTGTTGGCGTTGACGCCGAACCTCTGTTCCAGCCATTTCGGATCGAAGCTGGTGATCAGCGCCTGCAGGCGGGTAAGGTATTCCGGCAGCTTGCCGGCGAAATCGGCCATTTGCGTCGCCAGAACCGGAACCAGGATGACGAAGGCGAGCACCAGGACGACGATGAAGGCGATCAGGATGACCACCGTCGCCATCAGCCGGGAGAGGCCGAGACGCTGCAGCCGGTCGGCGACCGGATCGAGGAAATAGGCGAGCACCATGCCGGCGACGAAGGGCAGAAGGATGCTGGAGAAGACATAGAGGAACAGCGCCAGG
Coding sequences:
- a CDS encoding AI-2E family transporter, translated to MAKAPNRAPDQGSIEAAAEAAAAGEAASLAFRRQVFFWLGTAVFLALFLYVFSSILLPFVAGMVLAYFLDPVADRLQRLGLSRLMATVVILIAFIVVLVLAFVILVPVLATQMADFAGKLPEYLTRLQALITSFDPKWLEQRFGVNANSLRDGLNSLLTSGFGLLTTVFTSIWSSGVALVSVVSLFVVTPVVAFYMLLDWDRMVAVVDSWVPRDYVETVRVIARDINIATAGFVRGQGTLCLVLGGMYATGLTLTGLNFAILIGLFAGLISFIPYVGSLTGLVLAVGVAFVQFWPDWVMIVAVACVFFAGQFIEGNILQPRLVGKSVGLHPVWLMFALFAFGALFGFVGLLIAVPASAAVAVLVRFAIARYLESPLYKGHVTEPIPRLPADRRRGAKPRG